The Serpentinimonas maccroryi genome has a segment encoding these proteins:
- the murI gene encoding glutamate racemase gives MPTLPPHPPAAPALPHGDAGAAVGVFDSGVGGLSVLREIRALLPAQALRYVADSGHAPYGDKAAQQVQARAERIIEFLAAQPVQAVVVACNTVTGLSIQALRQRFPQLPLVAIEPAVKPAVAATRSGTVGVLATHNTVHSPGLARLIAAHAGPVRVLAQACPGWVELVERGELDGPASRAAVAACLDPLLAQGADVLVLGCTHYPFLRPLIEQHAGPGVQVLDPAAAVARELLRRLPAAASNAALGTTPIAAAQTLLGAGCTHFWSSGDCAHASRLISRLWGAPVVAAALPV, from the coding sequence ATGCCAACCTTGCCGCCGCACCCTCCAGCCGCCCCAGCGCTGCCACACGGCGACGCCGGTGCCGCCGTGGGCGTGTTCGACTCCGGCGTCGGCGGCTTGTCGGTGCTGCGCGAAATCCGCGCGCTGCTGCCGGCGCAGGCGCTGCGCTACGTGGCCGATTCGGGCCATGCCCCCTACGGCGACAAGGCGGCGCAGCAGGTGCAGGCGCGCGCTGAGCGCATCATCGAATTTTTGGCGGCGCAGCCGGTGCAAGCGGTGGTGGTGGCGTGCAACACCGTCACCGGCCTGTCGATCCAAGCGCTGCGCCAGCGCTTCCCGCAGCTGCCGCTGGTGGCCATCGAGCCGGCCGTCAAGCCCGCCGTGGCCGCCACGCGCAGCGGCACCGTGGGCGTGCTCGCCACCCACAACACCGTGCACAGCCCGGGCCTGGCGCGCCTGATCGCGGCCCACGCCGGGCCGGTGCGGGTGCTGGCCCAAGCCTGCCCGGGCTGGGTCGAGTTGGTGGAGCGCGGCGAGCTCGATGGCCCCGCCTCTAGGGCGGCGGTGGCTGCCTGCCTCGATCCGCTGCTGGCACAAGGGGCCGATGTGCTGGTGCTGGGCTGCACCCACTACCCCTTTTTGCGCCCGCTGATCGAGCAACACGCCGGCCCCGGCGTGCAGGTGCTGGACCCGGCAGCCGCCGTGGCGCGCGAGCTGCTGCGCCGCTTGCCGGCTGCTGCGTCGAACGCTGCGCTAGGTACCACGCCGATTGCTGCGGCCCAGACCCTACTAGGCGCAGGCTGCACGCATTTTTGGAGCAGCGGCGACTGCGCCCATGCCTCGAGGCTGATCTCGCGCCTGTGGGGCGCGCCGGTGGTGGCCGCCGCGCTGCCGGTTTAA
- the rpsU gene encoding 30S ribosomal protein S21 gives MTTIRVKDNEPFDVALRRFKRTIEKLGLLNDLRAREFYEKPTAERKRKKAAAVKRHYKRVRSMQLPKRMY, from the coding sequence ATGACCACCATCCGCGTTAAAGACAACGAACCTTTTGATGTCGCTCTGCGCCGCTTCAAGCGCACCATCGAAAAACTGGGCCTACTTAACGACTTGCGCGCACGCGAGTTCTACGAAAAACCCACCGCCGAGCGCAAGCGCAAGAAGGCCGCCGCCGTCAAGCGCCACTACAAGCGCGTGCGCTCGATGCAACTGCCCAAACGCATGTACTGA
- the pap gene encoding polyphosphate:AMP phosphotransferase, translated as MFESAEIGHRVEKERWKQESARLRQALLQAQYRLLHEAHTAVLILVNGVDGGGRGETVNTLNEWMDPRHIRTEAFGPLTPEDRKHPEMWRFWQVLPPKGRIGIFFGSWYTDPVYSYARGGEPHDRFVQRLERIRQFERMLVAEGVVLVKLWFHLSKKTAKERLKALQSDPKTAWRVTPQEKDNLRHYDRFIEVSDEALRKTSIGEASWLVIDGSDPAYRTLSAAQHLLQVMQAALARPVAAGEATPALAAADRVLQQPPFLALDQRSLLKAQDYSRSLKRSVYEDELEQWQGKLALLSRDARMQKRALALVFEGMDAAGKGSTIRRVTQALDARFYRVVPVAAPNENERAQPYLWRFWRYIPALGRAVIFDRSWYGRVLVERVEGLCAPADWLRAYGEINEYEEELSDAGVVIVKFWLAITPEEQLRRFREREQTLYKNFKITPDDWRNREKWPQYERAVEEMIDRTSTQVAPWHIVASDNKHWSRIEVLRHLCQRLEAALERVA; from the coding sequence ATGTTTGAATCGGCAGAAATTGGGCACCGGGTCGAAAAAGAGCGCTGGAAGCAAGAGTCGGCGCGCCTGCGCCAGGCGCTGTTGCAAGCCCAGTACCGGCTGCTGCATGAGGCGCACACGGCGGTGCTGATTTTGGTCAACGGCGTCGATGGCGGTGGCCGCGGCGAGACCGTAAACACGCTCAACGAGTGGATGGACCCGCGCCACATCCGCACCGAAGCCTTTGGCCCGCTCACGCCCGAAGACCGCAAGCACCCCGAGATGTGGCGCTTTTGGCAGGTGTTGCCGCCCAAGGGCCGCATCGGGATTTTTTTCGGCTCCTGGTACACCGACCCGGTGTACTCTTATGCCCGGGGCGGCGAGCCCCACGACCGTTTCGTGCAGCGGCTGGAGCGCATCCGCCAGTTTGAGCGCATGCTGGTTGCCGAAGGGGTGGTGCTGGTCAAGCTGTGGTTTCACTTGTCCAAAAAAACGGCCAAGGAGCGCCTCAAAGCCCTGCAATCCGACCCCAAAACCGCTTGGCGCGTCACGCCCCAAGAAAAAGACAACCTGCGGCACTACGACCGCTTCATCGAGGTGAGCGACGAGGCGCTGCGCAAGACCAGCATCGGTGAGGCCTCGTGGCTGGTGATCGACGGCAGCGACCCAGCCTACCGCACCCTGAGCGCCGCGCAGCACCTGCTGCAGGTCATGCAGGCGGCGCTCGCCCGCCCGGTGGCCGCAGGCGAGGCTACCCCGGCACTCGCCGCCGCCGACCGGGTGTTGCAACAACCGCCATTTCTAGCGCTCGACCAGCGCAGCCTGCTCAAGGCGCAGGATTACTCGCGCAGCCTCAAGCGCAGCGTTTATGAAGACGAACTCGAACAATGGCAAGGCAAGCTGGCCTTGCTCAGCCGCGACGCGCGCATGCAAAAACGCGCGCTGGCGCTGGTGTTCGAGGGCATGGACGCGGCCGGCAAGGGCAGCACCATCCGGCGCGTCACGCAGGCGCTGGATGCGCGCTTTTACCGCGTGGTGCCGGTGGCGGCCCCGAACGAAAACGAACGCGCCCAGCCCTACCTGTGGCGCTTTTGGCGCTACATTCCGGCGCTTGGGCGCGCGGTGATCTTTGACCGCTCGTGGTATGGCCGGGTGCTGGTCGAGCGCGTCGAAGGCTTGTGCGCTCCGGCTGACTGGCTGCGCGCCTACGGCGAGATCAACGAGTACGAAGAGGAGCTGAGCGATGCCGGGGTGGTGATCGTCAAGTTCTGGCTCGCCATCACGCCCGAGGAACAGCTGCGCCGTTTTCGCGAGCGCGAGCAAACGCTGTACAAAAACTTCAAGATCACGCCAGACGACTGGCGCAACCGCGAAAAATGGCCGCAGTACGAGCGCGCCGTGGAGGAGATGATCGACCGCACCTCGACCCAAGTCGCGCCGTGGCACATCGTGGCCAGCGACAACAAACACTGGAGCCGCATCGAGGTTTTGCGCCACCTGTGCCAGCGGCTGGAGGCGGCACTGGAGCGAGTGGCGTGA
- the prmC gene encoding peptide chain release factor N(5)-glutamine methyltransferase has protein sequence MARTESTSTEAACHSAQRAGLPRLEAQLLLLHALGRQPHERAWLLAHGDAPLPSTAAQRYHALCARRLSGEPLAYLSGQREFYGLALQIDARVLDPRPDTETLVDWALELLPLGQAVPVLDLGTGSGAIALALQQQRPLAQVWALDASLDALEVARANAARLRLPLRLRHGHWLRGWPKAAGSPPAQADPGSALPPLDEPHTPPAALGLIVSNPPYIRAADPHLPALRHEPQQALVAGPDGLDDLREIIASARAHLQPGGWLLLEHGWDQADAVAALLRTHGYQSVTHRLDLAGHRRCSGGQQAPA, from the coding sequence ATGGCCCGCACCGAATCGACCAGCACCGAGGCCGCTTGCCACAGCGCGCAGCGAGCCGGGCTGCCGCGGCTCGAAGCCCAGCTGCTGCTGCTACACGCGCTCGGGCGCCAACCGCACGAGCGCGCTTGGCTGCTGGCGCATGGCGATGCGCCCTTGCCCAGCACCGCCGCCCAGCGCTACCACGCCCTGTGCGCGCGCCGCCTGAGCGGCGAGCCGCTGGCCTACCTGAGCGGCCAACGCGAGTTCTACGGCCTAGCGCTGCAGATCGACGCGCGCGTGCTCGACCCGCGCCCCGACACCGAAACCCTGGTTGACTGGGCGCTCGAGCTGCTGCCCCTGGGGCAGGCCGTGCCGGTGCTCGATCTGGGCACCGGCAGCGGCGCCATCGCGCTGGCGCTGCAACAGCAGCGGCCGCTGGCCCAAGTGTGGGCGCTCGACGCCAGCCTCGATGCCCTAGAGGTGGCGCGCGCCAACGCCGCGCGGCTGCGCCTGCCGCTGCGCTTGCGCCACGGCCACTGGCTGCGCGGCTGGCCGAAAGCGGCTGGCTCCCCGCCAGCCCAAGCAGACCCAGGTAGCGCCCTGCCCCCTCTAGACGAGCCGCACACGCCCCCAGCCGCGCTGGGGCTGATCGTGTCCAACCCGCCCTACATCCGCGCCGCCGACCCGCACCTGCCCGCCTTGCGCCACGAGCCGCAGCAGGCGCTGGTGGCCGGGCCCGATGGCCTAGACGACCTGCGTGAAATCATCGCCAGCGCCCGCGCCCACCTGCAGCCCGGTGGCTGGCTGTTGCTCGAACACGGCTGGGATCAGGCCGACGCCGTGGCCGCCCTGCTGCGCACGCACGGCTACCAGAGCGTGACGCACCGGCTCGACCTCGCCGGCCACCGGCGCTGCAGCGGCGGGCAGCAAGCGCCGGCTTGA
- the prfA gene encoding peptide chain release factor 1, with amino-acid sequence MKPFIRHTLERQRLRLHELDALLGAPDAVADRERFRQLSREHAEADAVVQPYLRYLEREAALQHAHSLSLDPDPELAELAQLEAAQLQAELAQLEAELQTLLLPRDPDDVRNAFLEIRAGTGGDEAALFAGDLARLYTRFAERQGWRVETLSETPAELGGYKELVLRLEGRGAYGMLRFESGGHRVQRVPATEAQGRIHTSACTVAVLPEPDPTQAITLNPAELRIDTFRASGAGGQHINKTDSAVRVVHLPTGLVAECQDGRSQHSNKAKALQVLQARLQEKERSERASREAAERKGLIGSGDRSDRIRTYNYPQGRLSDHRINLTLYKLGQILEGDLDEVLQALRLARGAELLGELEQRAAQSERGALA; translated from the coding sequence GTGAAGCCCTTCATCCGCCACACGCTGGAGCGCCAGCGGCTGCGCCTGCACGAACTCGACGCCCTGCTGGGCGCGCCCGACGCCGTGGCCGACCGCGAGCGCTTTCGCCAGCTCAGCCGCGAGCACGCCGAGGCCGACGCCGTGGTGCAACCCTACCTGCGCTACCTCGAGCGCGAAGCCGCGCTGCAGCATGCGCACAGCCTGAGCCTCGACCCCGACCCCGAACTGGCCGAACTGGCGCAGCTCGAAGCGGCGCAGCTGCAAGCCGAACTGGCGCAGCTCGAAGCCGAACTGCAAACCCTGCTGCTGCCACGCGACCCCGACGACGTGCGCAACGCCTTCCTCGAAATCCGCGCCGGCACCGGCGGCGACGAGGCCGCGCTCTTTGCCGGCGACCTGGCGCGCCTGTACACCCGCTTTGCCGAGCGCCAGGGCTGGCGCGTCGAAACCCTGAGCGAAACCCCGGCCGAGCTGGGGGGCTACAAAGAGCTGGTGTTGCGCCTCGAGGGGCGCGGCGCCTACGGCATGCTGCGCTTTGAATCTGGCGGGCACCGGGTGCAGCGCGTGCCGGCCACCGAAGCGCAAGGGCGCATCCATACCAGCGCCTGCACCGTGGCGGTGCTGCCCGAACCCGACCCGACGCAGGCCATCACCCTCAACCCGGCCGAGCTGCGCATCGACACCTTCCGCGCCAGCGGCGCCGGCGGCCAGCACATCAACAAAACCGACTCCGCCGTGCGCGTGGTGCACCTGCCCACCGGCTTGGTGGCCGAATGCCAAGACGGGCGCAGCCAGCACAGCAACAAGGCCAAGGCGCTGCAGGTGCTGCAAGCGCGCCTGCAGGAAAAAGAGCGCAGCGAACGCGCCAGCCGCGAAGCCGCCGAGCGCAAGGGCCTGATCGGCAGCGGTGACCGCAGCGACCGCATCCGCACCTACAACTACCCGCAGGGGCGCCTGAGCGACCACCGCATCAACCTCACGCTCTACAAACTGGGGCAAATCCTAGAGGGCGACCTAGACGAAGTGCTGCAGGCGCTGCGGCTGGCACGCGGCGCCGAGCTGCTGGGCGAACTGGAGCAGCGCGCCGCCCAGAGCGAGCGCGGGGCGCTGGCGTGA
- the hemA gene encoding glutamyl-tRNA reductase, which yields MAVWALGINHQTAPLDVRGRFAFALDQLPPTLQRFRAGLAQRPEAALLSTCNRTEIYCAAEQAALEPTLHWLADTGGVSPQQLLHHAYVLHDDAAARHAFRVASGLDSMVLGEPQILGQMKDAVRAAEQAGALGRTLHQLFQRSFAVAKQVRSSTAIGAQSISMTAAAVRLAGQLFEDLHQIRVLFVGAGEMIELAATHFAAKQPLSMAIANRTLERGEKLASRFGAETLRLSDLPNRLHEFDAVISCTASTLPLIGLGAVERALKQRRHRPMFMVDLAVPRDIEAEVKGLDDVYLYTVDDLAHVVQNGKSQRQAAVAQAEAIIDSGVQGFMHWLQQRDPAQGVVGLIGQLHAQAEDWRALELERARKRLARGEDTEAVLQALARGLTQKMLHGPLAELHAGDEHTRAATAEAVSRLFLRGPGRL from the coding sequence ATGGCAGTTTGGGCGCTAGGAATCAACCATCAAACCGCGCCGCTCGACGTGCGCGGTCGGTTCGCGTTCGCGCTCGACCAGCTTCCCCCCACCCTGCAGCGCTTTCGCGCCGGCTTGGCGCAGCGGCCCGAGGCGGCGCTGCTCTCGACCTGCAACCGCACCGAAATCTACTGCGCCGCCGAGCAGGCCGCGCTCGAACCCACCCTGCACTGGCTGGCCGACACCGGCGGTGTGAGCCCACAGCAGCTGCTGCACCACGCCTACGTGCTGCACGACGACGCCGCAGCACGGCACGCCTTTCGCGTCGCCAGCGGGCTCGACTCGATGGTGCTGGGCGAGCCGCAAATCTTGGGCCAGATGAAAGACGCGGTGCGCGCCGCCGAACAAGCCGGCGCCCTGGGCCGCACGCTGCACCAGTTGTTTCAGCGCTCCTTTGCGGTGGCCAAGCAGGTGCGCAGCAGCACCGCCATCGGCGCGCAGTCCATCAGCATGACCGCCGCCGCCGTGCGCCTGGCGGGCCAGTTGTTTGAAGATTTGCACCAGATCCGGGTGCTGTTCGTCGGCGCCGGCGAGATGATCGAACTCGCCGCCACCCACTTTGCCGCCAAGCAGCCGCTCTCGATGGCCATCGCCAACCGCACGCTGGAGCGCGGCGAAAAGCTCGCCAGCCGCTTCGGGGCCGAAACGCTGCGGCTGTCCGATTTGCCCAACCGGCTGCACGAGTTCGACGCCGTGATCAGCTGCACCGCCTCCACCCTGCCGCTGATTGGGCTCGGGGCGGTCGAGCGCGCGCTCAAGCAGCGCCGCCACCGGCCCATGTTCATGGTCGATCTGGCCGTGCCGCGCGACATCGAGGCCGAAGTCAAGGGGCTCGACGACGTGTACCTCTACACCGTCGATGACCTCGCGCACGTGGTGCAAAACGGCAAAAGCCAGCGCCAGGCGGCGGTGGCGCAGGCCGAAGCGATCATCGACTCTGGCGTGCAGGGTTTCATGCACTGGCTGCAGCAGCGCGACCCGGCCCAGGGCGTGGTCGGGCTGATCGGCCAGCTGCACGCGCAGGCCGAAGACTGGCGCGCGCTCGAACTGGAGCGGGCGCGCAAGCGGCTGGCGCGCGGCGAGGACACCGAGGCCGTGCTGCAAGCGCTGGCGCGCGGCCTGACGCAAAAAATGCTGCACGGCCCGCTGGCCGAGCTGCACGCCGGCGACGAACACACCCGCGCCGCCACCGCTGAAGCGGTCTCGCGCCTGTTCCTGCGCGGGCCCGGGCGCTTGTGA
- a CDS encoding DUF3683 domain-containing protein, translating to MNAPIPMQQLLAAADVQPRLREIPYNYTSFSDREIVIRLLGARAWEVLNQLRQERHTGRSARMLYEVLGDIWVVQRNPYLQDDLLDNPKRRSALVQALEHRLCEIEKRRRPLEDGARDALVGELLAAAQQAVREFERRFVDVATLRQRVAKALRRHTARDNVKFDALSRVSHVTDATDWRVEYPLVVLTPDSEAETAALVRACFQLGLTLIPRGGGTGYTGGAVPLCWNSAVINTEKLETLSAVEMTALPGVAQPVPTIWSEAGVVTQRVADAAERAGFVFAVDPTSAEASCVGGNIAMNAGGKKAVLWGTALDNLASWRMVTPDAEWLQVTRLNHNLGKIHDAEIASFELQYFGPDGKTLLRTEGLDIPGGTFRKAGLGKDVTDKFLAGLPGVQKEGCDGLITSARWVLHRMPAHTRTVCLEFFGNPKDAVPSIVEIKDYLDRLQRNGSAQPVLLAGLEHLDDRYLKAVGYSTKSKRGGLPKMVLIGDVVGDDPDAVAHATSEVVRLANGRAGEGFVAVSPEARKKFWADRKKTAAISRHTNAFKVNEDVVIPLARMGEYTLGIERINIELSLRNKIELADALLAFFERAALPLGPVEDAADRPGPQAQLERAQQARALIERVRAQWQGWLDSLDGFAAAPSPNVLDTLDALNALDGVDGSNGAPAERNSFEPLQEQRWRASWKTQIRAPLRALFTGSVWAPVLAECEAIHQRVLKGRVWAALHMHAGDGNVHTNIPVNSDDYAMLHTAHEAVARIMALARSLGGVISGEHGIGITKLEYLTEAELAPFADYKQRIDPEGRFNRGKLLRHSPLFEQAEQRRADLSQAYTPSFGLMGYESLIMQQSDIGAIADSVKNCLRCGKCKPVCSTHVPRANLLYSPRNKILATSLLIEAFLYEEQTRRGISLRHWEEFEDVADHCTVCHKCLSPCPVNIDFGDVTMNMRNLLRKMGKKSFRPGNAAAMFMLNATRPETIKLARSLMVGVGFKLQRWAHGLLKGLARKQTNAPPATLGTAPIKEQVIHFVNKKLPGGLPKKTARALLDIEDRAYVPIIRDPRATSSDTEAVFYFPGCGSERLFSQVGLATQAMLWHAGVQTVLPPGYLCCGYPQRGSGQFDKAEQIITDNRVLFHRVANTLNYLDLKTVVVSCGTCYDQLQGYQFEQIFPGCRIIDIHEYLLEKGITLPKTDGSYLFHDPCHSPMKLQEPLQTVKALLGPKVLKTERCCGESGTLGVTRPDISTQVRFRKEQELKQNAADLAALSVQAGPGAGTRPSKTKVLTSCPSCLQGLSRYGDDLGGNGLLEADYIVVEMAQQILGPNWLPEYVARANAGGIERVLV from the coding sequence ATGAACGCCCCGATCCCGATGCAGCAGCTGCTCGCCGCCGCCGACGTGCAGCCGCGACTGCGCGAAATCCCCTACAACTACACCTCGTTTTCCGACCGCGAGATCGTCATCCGGCTGCTCGGCGCGCGCGCTTGGGAGGTGCTCAACCAGCTGCGCCAGGAGCGCCACACCGGCCGCTCGGCGCGCATGCTCTACGAGGTGCTGGGCGACATTTGGGTGGTGCAGCGCAACCCCTACCTGCAAGACGACCTGCTCGACAACCCCAAACGCCGCAGCGCGCTGGTGCAGGCGCTCGAACACCGTTTGTGCGAGATCGAAAAACGCCGCCGCCCGCTCGAAGACGGTGCGCGCGACGCGCTGGTGGGCGAACTGCTGGCGGCCGCGCAGCAGGCGGTGCGCGAGTTCGAGCGCCGATTCGTGGATGTGGCCACCCTGCGCCAGCGCGTGGCCAAGGCGCTGCGCCGCCACACCGCACGCGACAACGTCAAGTTCGACGCCCTGAGCCGCGTCAGCCACGTCACCGACGCCACCGACTGGCGCGTCGAATACCCCTTGGTGGTGCTCACGCCCGACAGCGAGGCCGAAACCGCCGCCTTGGTGCGCGCCTGCTTCCAGCTCGGGCTGACATTGATTCCGCGCGGCGGTGGCACCGGCTACACCGGCGGCGCGGTGCCGCTGTGCTGGAACAGCGCCGTCATCAACACCGAAAAACTCGAAACCCTGAGCGCCGTCGAAATGACTGCGCTGCCCGGCGTGGCGCAGCCCGTGCCCACGATCTGGAGCGAGGCCGGCGTGGTGACGCAGCGCGTGGCCGACGCCGCCGAGCGCGCCGGTTTCGTGTTCGCTGTTGACCCCACCAGCGCCGAGGCCTCGTGCGTGGGCGGCAACATCGCCATGAACGCCGGCGGCAAAAAAGCCGTGCTCTGGGGCACCGCGCTCGACAACCTGGCCAGCTGGCGCATGGTCACGCCCGACGCCGAGTGGCTGCAAGTCACGCGCCTGAACCACAACTTGGGCAAGATCCACGACGCCGAAATCGCCAGCTTCGAGCTGCAATACTTTGGGCCCGACGGCAAAACGCTGCTGCGCACCGAGGGCCTCGACATCCCCGGCGGCACCTTCCGCAAGGCCGGGCTGGGCAAAGACGTGACCGACAAGTTTCTCGCCGGCCTGCCCGGGGTGCAAAAAGAGGGCTGCGACGGCCTCATCACCAGCGCACGCTGGGTGTTGCACCGCATGCCGGCGCACACCCGCACCGTGTGCCTCGAGTTTTTTGGCAACCCCAAAGACGCGGTGCCCAGCATCGTTGAAATCAAAGACTACCTCGACCGCCTGCAACGCAACGGCAGCGCGCAGCCGGTGCTGCTGGCCGGGCTCGAGCACCTAGACGACCGCTACCTCAAGGCGGTGGGCTACAGCACCAAGAGCAAGCGCGGCGGCCTGCCCAAGATGGTGCTGATCGGCGACGTGGTGGGCGACGACCCAGACGCGGTGGCGCACGCCACCAGCGAGGTGGTGCGGCTGGCCAATGGCCGTGCCGGCGAAGGCTTTGTCGCCGTGAGCCCCGAGGCCCGCAAAAAGTTTTGGGCCGATCGCAAGAAAACCGCCGCCATCAGCCGCCACACCAACGCCTTCAAGGTCAACGAAGACGTGGTCATCCCGCTGGCGCGCATGGGCGAATACACGCTCGGCATCGAGCGCATCAACATCGAGCTGAGCCTGCGCAACAAGATTGAGCTGGCCGATGCGCTGCTGGCCTTCTTTGAGCGCGCCGCGCTGCCGCTGGGGCCGGTGGAAGACGCCGCCGACCGCCCCGGGCCGCAAGCGCAGCTCGAGCGGGCGCAGCAGGCGCGGGCGCTGATCGAGCGCGTGCGTGCGCAGTGGCAGGGGTGGCTCGACAGCCTCGACGGCTTCGCCGCCGCCCCCAGCCCGAATGTCTTGGATACCCTCGATGCCCTCAATGCCCTAGACGGCGTGGATGGCTCGAACGGCGCGCCCGCCGAGCGCAACAGCTTCGAGCCCTTGCAAGAGCAGCGCTGGCGCGCCAGCTGGAAGACGCAAATTCGCGCCCCGCTGCGCGCCCTGTTCACCGGCAGCGTCTGGGCGCCGGTGCTGGCCGAATGCGAGGCCATCCACCAGCGCGTGCTCAAGGGCCGGGTCTGGGCGGCGCTGCACATGCACGCCGGCGATGGCAACGTGCACACCAACATCCCCGTCAACAGCGACGACTACGCCATGCTGCACACCGCACACGAAGCGGTGGCGCGCATCATGGCGCTGGCGCGCAGCTTGGGCGGCGTGATCAGCGGCGAGCACGGCATCGGCATCACCAAGCTCGAATACCTGACTGAGGCCGAACTGGCCCCCTTTGCCGACTACAAGCAGCGCATCGACCCCGAAGGCCGCTTCAACCGCGGCAAACTGCTGCGCCACAGCCCCTTGTTCGAGCAGGCCGAGCAGCGCCGCGCCGACCTGAGCCAAGCCTACACCCCCAGCTTTGGCCTGATGGGCTACGAGTCGCTGATCATGCAGCAAAGCGACATCGGCGCGATTGCCGACTCGGTCAAAAACTGCCTGCGCTGCGGCAAATGCAAGCCGGTGTGCTCGACCCACGTGCCGCGCGCCAACCTGCTCTACAGCCCGCGCAACAAAATTTTGGCCACCAGCCTGCTGATCGAAGCCTTTTTGTACGAGGAGCAAACCCGGCGCGGCATCAGCCTGCGTCACTGGGAAGAGTTCGAAGACGTGGCCGACCACTGCACCGTCTGCCACAAGTGCCTGTCGCCCTGTCCGGTGAACATCGACTTTGGCGACGTCACCATGAACATGCGCAACCTGCTGCGCAAAATGGGCAAAAAGAGCTTCAGGCCGGGCAACGCCGCCGCCATGTTCATGCTCAACGCCACCCGGCCCGAGACCATCAAACTCGCGCGCAGCCTGATGGTGGGGGTGGGCTTCAAGCTGCAGCGCTGGGCGCACGGGCTGCTCAAAGGGTTGGCGAGAAAGCAGACCAACGCCCCACCCGCCACCCTAGGGACGGCCCCGATCAAAGAGCAGGTGATCCACTTCGTCAACAAAAAGCTGCCCGGTGGCCTGCCCAAAAAAACCGCGCGCGCCCTGCTCGACATCGAAGACCGGGCCTACGTGCCCATCATCCGCGACCCGCGCGCCACCAGCAGCGACACCGAGGCCGTGTTTTACTTCCCCGGCTGCGGCTCCGAGCGCCTGTTCAGCCAAGTGGGGCTGGCGACCCAAGCCATGCTCTGGCACGCCGGCGTGCAGACCGTGCTGCCGCCGGGCTACCTGTGCTGTGGCTACCCGCAGCGCGGCTCGGGCCAGTTCGACAAAGCCGAGCAGATCATCACCGACAACCGGGTGCTGTTCCACCGCGTCGCCAATACGCTCAACTACCTCGACCTCAAAACCGTGGTGGTGAGCTGCGGCACCTGCTACGACCAGTTGCAGGGCTACCAGTTTGAGCAAATCTTCCCCGGCTGCCGCATCATCGACATCCACGAATACCTGCTCGAAAAAGGCATCACCCTGCCCAAGACCGACGGCAGCTACCTGTTTCACGACCCCTGCCACAGCCCGATGAAGCTGCAAGAGCCGCTGCAAACCGTGAAGGCGCTGCTTGGCCCCAAGGTGCTCAAAACCGAGCGCTGCTGCGGCGAGTCGGGCACGCTGGGCGTGACCCGGCCCGACATTTCGACCCAAGTGCGCTTTCGCAAAGAGCAAGAACTGAAGCAAAACGCCGCCGATCTGGCCGCTTTATCGGTTCAGGCGGGCCCCGGCGCCGGCACGCGCCCCAGCAAGACCAAGGTGCTCACCAGCTGCCCGAGCTGCCTGCAAGGCCTGAGCCGCTACGGCGACGACCTAGGCGGCAACGGCCTGCTCGAGGCCGACTACATCGTGGTCGAGATGGCGCAGCAGATCCTAGGCCCCAACTGGCTGCCCGAGTACGTGGCGCGCGCCAACGCTGGGGGCATCGAACGGGTGCTGGTGTGA
- a CDS encoding HIT family protein: MLLRQHKLRLVRVASVLDGSLPAGVQAEALAEPFPAFYRVIWNAHVPEWSDLTEAEQGLCMRAVSAVERVLRRQLQPSKINLAALGNMVPHLHWHIVARFDWDSHYPAPIWAAAQRPPDTERLAQLRLRLKACDAELAAGRWL, from the coding sequence ATGCTGCTGCGCCAGCACAAGCTGCGCCTCGTGCGCGTGGCCAGCGTGCTCGATGGCAGTTTGCCCGCCGGCGTGCAGGCCGAGGCATTGGCAGAGCCCTTCCCGGCCTTTTACCGCGTGATCTGGAATGCCCACGTGCCCGAGTGGTCCGACCTCACCGAGGCCGAGCAGGGCTTGTGCATGCGCGCCGTCAGCGCCGTCGAGCGCGTGCTGCGGCGCCAGCTGCAACCGAGCAAGATCAACCTCGCGGCGCTGGGCAACATGGTGCCGCACCTGCACTGGCACATCGTGGCGCGCTTCGACTGGGACAGCCACTACCCGGCCCCGATCTGGGCGGCTGCGCAGCGCCCGCCGGACACGGAACGCTTGGCCCAGCTGCGCCTGCGCCTAAAGGCCTGCGACGCCGAACTGGCTGCTGGGCGCTGGTTGTGA